TTTTAACATTAGCAATAACATGTATTAAGCACAAAACgttttctattattttaatGATATAAGAAAACCATGTTTGTCGAGCTTCATAGCTGAGATAGTAAAAATGTgagatgaaaatggaaaaacatggCAGTGATTCTCAGTAAATCCTGCCCTATTTCACTCCTCCTATATACAGTATATCAGTGTTTGTTTCATGGTTACTATCCTGAACATAAATATAACTAAATTTCATTCTGGTAATGTTGCTGTCTGAAAATTGATGAGTGCATTAATTTAATatcctgtttttttcctgtttggcaGCCCAGTGCGGCCGCGGCTCTCAGGTCATCGACAGTAAAGTGGGAGAGATCCGGAGTTCTGCGTACCACAGCTGGTCCTACCACTTTGGAGTCATCTTTGACTGCTGGATCATCAAGGGCTTGGAGGATGAGCCCATTGTTCTCAGGTACGGATGCTGACAAGGCTCAGTTTTCTCTCCCATTAATAAAAAACTCCAGCAGAGCTCAACATTTCTACCTTATATTGCTTTattaaggcaaaaacaaaacaaaagtcattGTTACTGATTTTGGGattatttaaagcaatttttgtCCTCAAGACTCAATAAGAATATATTTGTTAAAGACAAACGAGTCTTAtcagttgcttttttgttgattgtattttttattttatttttattgcatctgTAGGACTTGTTGAAATGATTCTTATCTATTCCAGTCACATTTGTGGGCACCACAAATAAAACCGTATTTCatgctgcattttgtttatGAAACGTTTCTGTCCTGCCGGTTCAGCGAGTTAAGCCGACAGATCAGAGTTTATGGTTTAGTTTTTGCTAATTTGCCATTTCCACCTTCTCCCTCAGcttttctcagttttctgctgAGTGTGAGAAAGAACGACTGACCATCAGATCCTCGTCGGGAGGAGAGCAGCATGTCCTCTGTGGCGACAAGCTGCCGCAGCCGATGGAGTTCCCGGGAGGAAACATTACCCTGGTGCACCAGTTTTATCCCCACTCCTACCCCGTGTCTTCATTTATGCTAAACTTCGCCAGAGGtatgaatttagtttttcttttattgtttttgttttattgctgaaatctgttgttttgtctgaaactcCTGTTCGCTGCTGTCCAGACTCGGGCTACTGTCCGTCGGAGACGTCGTTCCAGTGTCCCAGCGGCCGCTGCCTGCCTCTCTCCTGGCGATGCAACGGGCAGGTGGAGTGCCTCAATGATGACCTCCATTCAGACGAGGAGGACTGCGACGATTACATCGACTACCCGGAGCAGAGACCTTTGACCTACACAGACAGGAACACGGACCGGGACCCTGAGAAAGGCAGGACCGTCGACAAAGGCTGGGTGAGGTCGACGGAGCGGTACATCTTCCCCGACGACTGGTCGCTCCTGAGGGATTCGGGCCGGACCAGTCCGGAGCAGCCCACCCAGAAGGAGCTGGTCGCCACTCCCACCCCCATCGAGTGGCCCTGCGGGGGGCTGCTTCAGACCTTCTATGGCACCTTTTCCTCTCCGTCATCTGAGGGTGGCAGGATGCTGTGCGTCTGGACGCTGGACCCGCAGGACTCACGGCCGCTCAGGCTGGACCTGCAGCAGATCGTGCTTGGCTCCTGGGACAGACTCACCGTCTACAACCGAGAGGGGGGCAAAGGAGACATCATCAAAAACGTGAGTTTACGTCTCGGAAAAACTGCAACCAGATGTTTCTAATAAACCacactgtgtttgtttttaataactttgtttATTCGTTAGGTTTctttgcaataaacaataaatcaattaatcacataataacttaaaacaaactcaatcatttccatctgcatgatttattgtttttctcttttctctctttctactaaaaactggatgataaaagtcttcagtttgctgctttggtctcagctaGTCCATTTttaaaggacagttttgtttacagagacttcatatttgttgtttctgttgttttaatttatttgtcatttaaattgtCTTCCAGTTAAAGTGTTAAATCTTCATTATACTTTAAAGTGTATTGATTGTTGAGAATGTGTTTCATTACCATTgtgttacttgaaaatggtctcaaaatgtcaatattatagtttattggaatgacttctgggacaatttttTATTCATCGTAATTTGACATTGTGACAAACAAtaacatagacaaactgaataactCGGCAGTCCTGTGCGTATATTGCAGCACGTTTCCCCAGATGGTCTAAAATCTATTAGCAAGTGAAATggtaataataatgtaaaataatagaACACAATATTGACAACATatgcaaaaatcacacatatTTTGATGTGTATCTGCATTCAAACAGATCACCAGTGCGTTGAATTACAAATCTCTCAAAGTGGAGTCCCACACCGGCCTTATGTCGCTGGTGTTCGAGAAGGCGGCCAGCTCCATGGGGACTGGCTTCAAAGCCACGTTCCACGTGGGCAGCTACTGCCCGCCGTGGGAGAGCCGGTGTGGCGGCGCGGCGGGCGGCTGCTTCACCAAGGAGCAGCGCTGCGACGGGAAGTGGGACTGCCCCGAGACTGGCAAGGACGAGCAGGGCTGCAGGGGCTGCAGCGAGAACCAGTTCGCCTGCGGCCTGGCGAGTCAGAGAGCGCTGCCGCCCAGTCGCTACCCGGGAACGCCGGTGTGCTACCCGGTGACGGAGAGGTGCAACTACCAGCTGTACTGCACCGATGGCAGCGACGAGAAGGACTGCAGCGTCTGCCAGCCCGGGACCTTTCATTGCGACAGCAACAGGTCAGAGTTCACACTGGACACAGAGAGCTTTATAAACTCATATAACATGTTAGAACAAGGTCTTTTATAgaatcgtttatcatttatcgttaTAAATTCCTTAtaagaaatgtgatttattgcCTCGTTAAATCCCAATTATTGATGTTAAAAATCCCCTAAAGCTGTactttttgtctgtattttctcTTCACTCTTTGAATTAATGTTTCAAACCGGTTGTTCAAATCAGTCTTGTAATTACAGCCTCTAACGTAGCATAGTGTGTTGAAATCGGTCGTTCAGCATCTCTTCATGGTTTCCTGTTGAGTCTTGCAGCAAACAAGTCGGCGGATGAATTTCCTCGTTCTCTGGTAACACTCGGCCCTGCGTTCCccctgcaggtgtgtgtttgagagCTGGCGCTGCGACGGCCAGGTGGACTGTAAGGACGGCACGGACGAGCTCGACTGCACCGTCACGCTGCCCCGGAAGGTCATCACCGCGGCAACGGTGGGCAGCCTCATCTGCGGACTCCTGCTGGTCATCGCCATGGGCTGCACCTGCAAACTGTACTCGCTCCGGACCAGAGAGTACAGGTAACCTTTGACCTGTGATCCACTTTCATCACAGCTTGGCGAAAGAAAACCGGTTCAGCTTCCGGAATTTGATTTTAGTGTTTCAAGTTTggaaaaatggggaaaaagttTCCAGACTTTTCTCTTATTCcataaatgttttgtcatttctttgtgttcttcATTCCTTCATTTTTGGCTGTTCTGCCTccattctgtttatttttgttgcccTTCATTCCTTTCTTCTATCCTGACTGTTTTACCTCCTTCCTTTCTTTGCTTGCGTCCTaccctccctccttccttccttcttggTATTCTTCCTTTGTTTCCTTACTTCCTTCTATTTTCCTTTTGATGTgcccttattttttttctttactctaATTTCTTTCCTTGCTTTTTTCTTGAAAGAATTTCTAAACTCACGAAGACTCCAATTATCATCTTTACAGGCCTTAATGCTGAATTCAAATAGAGTTATACTATTATATTATTGTAGAATTAtaataacatttctaaaaatgccAATAATGACTAATGAAGACTTTCAGAAAGTCTTGGTAAAGATTTCAGAAAAGAATAACTCACTCAATCAGCACAACGTGTATGCACAGTCGCTACACAaaactccactgctgaagaaaaggccatttttaagtttgctgactaacatttaaacaaattctgATGATTGAAATAtctggaaaaacacagaaacgtttaattaaaatatgtcgGAGTCTTGTTTGATTGATCTTGTTAGTTTGAATAAGAAATTCAGGatatttcttattaaaactgCAGTTCCTGAACCACCTTATGATTGGGttggaaacatttagtttcccaTTAGACCTGCAGATTAATCCTCACAGCGGTGTCTGCTCACTCTGCAGTCACCTGAGGAAAACAGGAGATGTTTGTCATGTTCTGGCTCGTCTTGGACCCTTGAGTCACGATGAGTGTGCTCATAAAAATGTACAGcattttttcagtcatttaggCTTATGCAACCCTCTAAACACACAAGCATGAAATTAGGTTACGAAACAAAGTTAAAACCACATGAGGACTTTGTGATTTCTTGAGTTGCATTTTCCTGTAGAACGCAAATAAATCAAAGATGTGTACTGACTTTTCCTGACTTTGTGTGAACGCCTCTTGTGTTTCTTGTGGCAGCATGTTTGCTCCAATAAGCCGCTTGGAAGCAGAGATGATCCAGCAGCAGGCTCCTCCGTCCTACGGCCAGCTGATCGCCCAGGGCATCATCCCCCCGGTGGAGGACTTCCCCACAGAGAGTCCTAATGAGGTCAGAGGGCAAGACATGACATCAGCTTTACATCTGAAAAAGACTCTCAATTCAAATGTAGCTGgtgtttagttttattgtgtgctaaaacacacatttgtagTGAAAACGCAGGTGGTTCTTGCTGAATGGAGGAAATGCAGTCaggtgatgatgtcatttttgaCCACTGTTCTCGTCTCCGTTTGCTCCTCCCATCAGACCTCGTCTCTGTCTTTGAGGGGaatcctgcagctcctccgcCAGGACGCCTCCAGTTCGCCGCACCGCAGGCGCCGGCCGCGCTTCGTCCGCCGCATCGTTCGCCGCATGAGGAGGTGGGGCCTCATCCCCAGGACTTCCAGCAGACAGAACCAGACCTCCGGCTCCAACCAGCAGGAGGCGAACTCTGCCGCCCCTGGCCAGGAAGCGAGCCAGTCCGTCCTGGCGCGGTCGTCGCTGGCCGTGGAGGCCGTCAACCAGCCAGTGCCTCAGAAACTCGGCCTGCTGGCTCAGACtgagccgcagcagcagcttcaggaggAAGAGGCATCTGCTCCCTTGCTTCCTCTCCCCCCTCCGCCCGTCTTCTCTGCCCCTCCCCCGCCGTACGCCCCCCCGGCTCCTCCACAGACCCCTCCGGTCGCCGTCCCGCCCAGCAGCCCCTCCCTGGCCTCCATTTTCCAAACAATAGGCCTGAGTATCTCCCTCTTCAGACCCTCGCCCccttcctcctcgtcctcctccacCAACTACATGCCTCTTTCGGCCTCaccttccttctcctcttcctcttcatcctcctcctcagacGACGAGGTGTTGCTCATCCCGCTGTCTGAGGACAACACCTCAGAGGACGACGTTCCCATGCTCACCTAACATGACTTCCTCCTCGCGCCTCGTCTTTTCCTCCTCTTAACTACAACCCAGTCTTTCCACGTCTGTTTGACTCTGAGCACAGGAGCGCCCCCTAGCGAGACTCTTCCTCCCTGTGCACGTCCGGtgccttttaaaaatgttcccacTTGTTGACACTTTAAACCCAATATCGGACTGTTTTTGAGGACCTcccttaaaaatgaaaaataaaaacgacgGCCATAGCTTCCGTACGTGGAGACGAGTTAGTTTCGGATGCACTTAGTTAAATAAAGCTTGGCCTGCACAGAAGGATTTCCCCCCTTATCCAGCTACTGAGGCAGGCTACTGTCAGACTGAATGATGGCGTCTGTGTGACTGCAGCTGCGTGAATGAGGTTGCATTTTAGTCTTGCGGTAGACTGTGTGACTGCGTGAACTTCTGCCACTTGCATCCAGTCTGTTAGCTGAAGAAATATTCGTCGTTTCCCCCTCCCTCTAAGTGCCTTTTGAGGAGTTTCCTGTAGACAGCTGAAGCGAATCAAGACGTCCTGGATTTTCGCACCGCACACAGAAACACGCGCGCAGGCTCGTATTTGCTTCACGTGGATGCACGTTATCATCGACACTTTAGCGGCTTTATTGTAACttagagaagaagaagaaaaaaatgttttgcatgtgtACTATTCTGCAAGCTGGCAATAACTTTTCAAAACGTTGTTTTTAGTGCAAACCCGTCGAAGTGAACCCTTCCCACGTGGATGAATGTAACCGACGAAAAGGAAACGTTTTCAGCGACAATCTCTTCGGTGCCTGACGTAGtggcaggtgtgtgtgtgtgtaaagtgtGACGAAGAGGGCCCCGAATCCTCTAGACGACCTCAGCATCTTACAGGACTCGATTGCTTTCTGACACAGGAGACTTGTGGCGTGCCATCCGTGTTCTTATCGTACATTTTAAAGGTGTTTTAATTCCAGAAAGCTCCAgatctttgttgttgttttattgttgttttttttctccccgcCTCCTTTAAGTTCTTGTGTTTTAATCTTTGCTTTGTTGAATGTATTAGGGTCCATGTGGAGTAGCCAGAAGTTTTCAAATTTGCAATGTATTTaggtaaataaaagagaaagtgGTTTTATGATTTAATAAGGTCAACTTCACTGTATATAAGTAAAAATGTGGCTGAGATTAAACAATTTGCACTTTTATGTGTCGTGTGATGTTTGTTTATTGAACTGGGGGAGGAGAGGTTTGTTCTCATGCTGCATTGTGCTTTGTATTCGGGAATcctgagaaaacaaacatgctggTGAGTTAACGCCATTTGGAAACGTTGGAAGGAAGACAGAAGCTCTTCAGGATAGATGGAGTCGCATCTGTTTTCCAGCTGAGTAATGGAAACATCTGGAGCTGCAGATGTAAAAATCCAGGTAAGTCATCTCCGTCTCTTCTTTAAAGCATGTGGGAGCTAACTGGCCGATTGTATTTGAAGCTAAAGACTTAAAGCTgccttcatttatttgtttgcagAAACTTTGAGCTGATGAGAAGGAAGGCTTTTgtataaatgtttcagtttttaatcctGGGCTTATTTTAACTTGAGTATTGCACACAAAGGCTCTTACAAGTAAACTATGCTAATGTGTTCACAGGAACATAAGTTGATGGCTCGGAtgatttgctacatttttaacGTGCGTTTCTAAATCTCGTATACGGTTTCATTTTTGTAGAACTAAATATTGCAGATTCTATGGTATTTTTAGTTTGATATTTTTCCCACAGTGCGCTTCCAGTGTTTCATCATTATACGAAGCCCTATGTTCTCTCAGGTCTTTATGaattatcagtttttttgtgttgctgtaacaaattttcttccactatttctctgtattttgcTGCATCCATTTTTCCCCAGGTTTTTCATCCCTGAAGAAAAATATCCCCACAGGATTTGCTGCCGCTGCTGTGCTTTACTGTTCAATATGGTGTTCATTATTAATTTTCATCACCATTCATATACTGAACaaatcaaagtgctttaaagaaagaaacacaccaAAAACTTAAACATCAAAAGGGGGAGTGGAGAACATAAAATGCTaactaaagcaaataaaatgctaagaaatcattaaaatgtaatgagaAACCAATCtgactaaatgtaaaatgaattcAAGAAACAAAGATACTCAGAAGGTAAATGTGAATATGTAACAACATTCAGATTGTGGTGAGctgtattttagtttagtttgtcaCTGTTGACAGGTGTTCAGCTGCATCCTGATCCAAACTAAAAATCTAAGTCAAGCTAGCATCTTTAGCCTAATCTTTCTTTCCATCTCAGAGGATCTGTGTatggatgctgctgctggtagCCGTGTTGGAGGCTGCTGCCAAACAGAGCTGTGTTTCTGATGAAGCTCAGGTCAGAGCGACTAGATCAGCATCCATGCAGCCAAGAACCCAGCCAATCTCTGGACACCAAACCAGACATTCAAGACCTGAAGTCAAGCAGAGGAGGATGTTTCTGGAAAACACAACCCATCCTCCTCCTTCCAGCGTTTTGCAGCCATTCAGGATAAAAACCTGGAGGGCCAAAGAAAGCTGCAAACTGTCTGAACCTGAGAGCGAGAGGCTGGAGAAAGCTCTGGAAGAGGCTGTGAGGGTGGTGTCGTCTTTACTGTCAGGtgacaaacagacaaacacaccaacacatacataaataaagacAACTAACTCAATCTATCTGATAGTGAGCAGAACTGTGGGAACGTTACTGCTGAGCAGAGACGTCAACAAATACTGCAAGTTTGTCTGGAGGAATTCAAGCCTGCTGAACTACAACAGGTTAGTGCTTACTTAGTGTGTTTATAtgcaaagtatttaaaattcaCTAAGAAATGCTCCAAAGATTCCAGGGGACAAATATCATTACTCCATGTTTTTGTATTGAATTTAGCAGTAATGGTTTTCTGATTCCAGGTGTGGAAGAGCAAACAGAAGCTACAGAACTGAAACGTGTCTGGACGTCACAGTAAGCAGTCGGTCCAGCAACTCTGCTGTTTCTCTCCAGATGTTATAAAACTCAACATCCATCGTGTTTCTACCTTCCCTCTGCGTGAACAGATCCCAGAAGATCATCTGTCTGGATGCTACGTTTACCCAGAGGCTGACTCTCCTCACAGGACCGTCCTCAGACCAGAGGGAGTCGGACTTCCTGACACCGACTTCCTGATTTATATCCATGTACAAGCCACTGACAAATGTAGAGCAGAGGTAAACATCCACTTCCCTACATCTGATCAGAGTTTGATTATATATTGGAAACGTTCTTCtttctatgtttttgttgtgtttctaaaataatttgatgtcactttaaatcacacaatagattttttttttgtctaaagctgcagaatgtatcAGATTACAGTATCAGTACCTCAACTGCAAAGGAAAGCTTGGATCTGATATTTGGCAGGATTTTATATTTCAAGCTACATCCAGTCACACTCTTGTTGTCTATAATAACCAGATAAATGGACTCCAAAAACCCTCACCTGGTGTATATTTGTAGTGTGTGAAATGCTGAAGCTCATAATCAATGTTTTGATAAATCCAGTCTTGTCCTGCTCACTCAGCCTGGTGTCCTCGCCTACGCCGTCCACTGCCAGACAGACGCCGGGGGACGTCCTGTGGCCGGTGTGGTGGTCCTCTGCAGGGACAGGCTGAGCGGCGCCGCCTACAGCCACCAGGCTACAGTTCAGGTTTAAACACAATTATGTATAATTTCACTTCTAATCTCCTGAGGTGATGAGTCTGAGCTGGCAAAGCAGAAATTGGGTAACTGTGGTTGTGGTGTCTGTGATTATCTGCTTTCCAGACTCTGATCCATGAGATGTTTCATACACTCGGGTTCTCCAGAGATCTCTTCAGCTCCTGGCAAGACTGTCCATCAGATCAAGGTTTTTAGAAAACGTCCGTTTCTcttcttgtcttttattttcttagagGCTTGAAAAGCACAATCtattttaaagaggcagtattatctaaagttgacttttttgagctttacatcatgttataaagttatttcctcatcaaaaaacaTACTGAGAGTGTCGCCTTGATTCttaaatgcatgtttgaggaatcctttaatctccatggcaaccattcagctgtgtaaatACCTTCAAGGTGCAAGCGTCTCAGCTTCAGCCCTGCCCCActtggctccttcagactaaccagcagcattagcaaacacctgtttgaactgcaatgctggtaaaaatgttgcaaagatATTAAAAGTGGAGCAAAGtagtgatgacttcctgaaggagtcgtttaaaaatgcagaagtttcttaagagacagagacccaatttcaagtttctttaaaatcatACTTTATAGCagctgaagttaacatagtcaTTTAATTACTTGGAAAACACATCAGGCTGCCTCTTTAAAATTAGCtgctttaatttaactttagaTAAAATCACATCTACTTCTGTGTTTCTTTCCTTATGTAGGAGCTTCTTCATGTTCTCCT
The DNA window shown above is from Poecilia reticulata strain Guanapo linkage group LG14, Guppy_female_1.0+MT, whole genome shotgun sequence and carries:
- the lrp10 gene encoding low-density lipoprotein receptor-related protein 10; translated protein: MTVSHTSSALLLIFITACSHFEPAACFTQCGRGSQVIDSKVGEIRSSAYHSWSYHFGVIFDCWIIKGLEDEPIVLSFSQFSAECEKERLTIRSSSGGEQHVLCGDKLPQPMEFPGGNITLVHQFYPHSYPVSSFMLNFARDSGYCPSETSFQCPSGRCLPLSWRCNGQVECLNDDLHSDEEDCDDYIDYPEQRPLTYTDRNTDRDPEKGRTVDKGWVRSTERYIFPDDWSLLRDSGRTSPEQPTQKELVATPTPIEWPCGGLLQTFYGTFSSPSSEGGRMLCVWTLDPQDSRPLRLDLQQIVLGSWDRLTVYNREGGKGDIIKNITSALNYKSLKVESHTGLMSLVFEKAASSMGTGFKATFHVGSYCPPWESRCGGAAGGCFTKEQRCDGKWDCPETGKDEQGCRGCSENQFACGLASQRALPPSRYPGTPVCYPVTERCNYQLYCTDGSDEKDCSVCQPGTFHCDSNRCVFESWRCDGQVDCKDGTDELDCTVTLPRKVITAATVGSLICGLLLVIAMGCTCKLYSLRTREYSMFAPISRLEAEMIQQQAPPSYGQLIAQGIIPPVEDFPTESPNETSSLSLRGILQLLRQDASSSPHRRRRPRFVRRIVRRMRRWGLIPRTSSRQNQTSGSNQQEANSAAPGQEASQSVLARSSLAVEAVNQPVPQKLGLLAQTEPQQQLQEEEASAPLLPLPPPPVFSAPPPPYAPPAPPQTPPVAVPPSSPSLASIFQTIGLSISLFRPSPPSSSSSSTNYMPLSASPSFSSSSSSSSSDDEVLLIPLSEDNTSEDDVPMLT